In the genome of Cyanobium sp. ATX 6F1, one region contains:
- the sufB gene encoding Fe-S cluster assembly protein SufB — MATAPSVGDLMSQPYKYGFVTDIETDKIAKGLSEDVVRWISAKKEEPAFLLEFRLRAFRQWLRMEEPDWATLGHPPINYQDIIYYAAPRQQDKKASLDEVDPKLLETFDKLGIPLSEQKRLSNVAVDAVFDSVSIATTYKAKLAEHGVIFGSISEAVKEHPELIERYLGTVVPGNDNYFAALNSAVFSDGSFVFIPKGVECPMELSTYFRINSGDTGQFERTLIVAEEGASVSYLEGCTAPMFDTNQLHAAVVELVALDDASIKYSTVQNWYAGDENGVGGIYNFVTKRGHCRGDRSHISWTQVETGSAITWKYPSCVLQGADSVGEFYSVALTNHRQQADTGTKMIHVGPRTRSTIVSKGISAGHSSNSYRGLVQMGPKAVGGRNFSQCDSMLIGDQAAANTYPYIRSQQPDAAIEHEASTCRISEDQLFYLQSRGIGFEEAVSMMVSGFCRDVFNQLPMEFAAEADKLLALKLEGSVG; from the coding sequence ATGGCCACCGCTCCATCCGTCGGCGATCTGATGAGCCAGCCGTACAAGTACGGCTTCGTCACAGACATCGAGACCGACAAGATTGCCAAGGGCCTCAGTGAGGACGTGGTGCGCTGGATCTCAGCTAAAAAAGAGGAGCCGGCGTTCCTGCTGGAATTCCGCCTGCGCGCCTTCCGGCAGTGGCTGCGCATGGAGGAGCCCGACTGGGCGACCCTGGGCCATCCCCCGATCAACTACCAGGACATCATTTATTATGCGGCCCCCCGGCAGCAGGACAAGAAGGCCAGCCTCGATGAGGTGGACCCAAAACTTCTTGAAACGTTCGACAAGCTTGGGATTCCGCTGAGCGAGCAGAAGCGCCTCTCCAATGTGGCCGTGGATGCGGTCTTCGACAGCGTTTCGATCGCCACCACCTACAAAGCGAAGCTGGCGGAGCACGGGGTGATCTTCGGCTCGATCAGCGAGGCGGTGAAGGAGCATCCGGAGCTGATCGAGCGCTACCTGGGCACGGTGGTGCCCGGCAACGACAACTACTTCGCCGCCCTCAACTCAGCGGTGTTCAGTGACGGATCCTTCGTGTTCATCCCCAAGGGGGTGGAATGCCCGATGGAACTCTCCACCTACTTCCGCATCAACTCCGGCGACACAGGCCAGTTCGAGCGCACCTTGATCGTGGCTGAAGAAGGCGCCTCGGTGAGCTACCTCGAGGGCTGCACCGCACCGATGTTCGACACCAATCAGCTGCATGCGGCGGTGGTGGAGTTGGTGGCCCTCGATGACGCCTCGATCAAGTATTCCACCGTGCAGAACTGGTACGCCGGTGATGAGAACGGTGTGGGCGGCATCTACAACTTCGTCACCAAGCGCGGCCACTGCCGCGGCGACCGCAGCCACATCAGCTGGACCCAGGTGGAGACCGGCTCGGCGATCACCTGGAAGTACCCCAGCTGCGTGTTGCAGGGTGCCGATTCGGTGGGAGAGTTCTACTCGGTGGCCCTCACCAACCACCGCCAACAGGCGGACACCGGCACCAAGATGATCCACGTGGGTCCGCGCACACGCTCCACGATCGTGAGCAAGGGCATCAGTGCCGGTCATTCCTCCAACAGCTACCGGGGTCTGGTGCAGATGGGGCCCAAGGCGGTTGGGGGTCGCAATTTCAGTCAGTGCGATTCGATGCTGATCGGCGACCAGGCCGCCGCCAACACCTACCCCTACATCCGCTCCCAGCAGCCCGACGCCGCGATCGAGCACGAGGCCAGCACCTGCCGGATCTCCGAAGACCAGCTCTTCTATCTGCAGAGCCGGGGCATTGGCTTCGAGGAGGCGGTGTCGATGATGGTCAGCGGCTTCTGCCGCGATGTGTTCAACCAGCTGCCGATGGAGTTCGCCGCCGAAGCCGACAAGCTCCTGGCCCTCAAACTCGAGGGTTCGGTGGGCTGA
- a CDS encoding phycobiliprotein lyase translates to MNPSIADALSFFQLSCGRWRSQRSSHHLLYRSAEAGGSLIEVVEVAANDPRLVAIAALHQQDPTHLVGGCQVRWSGSMAWDKAGEAHEGESVFALIPCDERGRAGLLLRDRGYAETAPVAGHFFMDERDELLLSTSYETMNSLERFSFAGPDVRLRTSTVEGLSNTASFCIETRWQEPEGAAGAEGTVDGASAAGPLSVLGW, encoded by the coding sequence GTGAACCCGTCGATCGCCGATGCCCTCAGCTTCTTCCAGCTCAGCTGCGGCCGCTGGCGCTCCCAGCGCAGCAGTCATCACCTGCTGTATCGGAGCGCCGAAGCGGGCGGTTCGCTGATCGAAGTGGTGGAGGTGGCGGCCAACGATCCGCGGCTGGTGGCGATCGCCGCACTGCACCAGCAAGACCCCACCCACCTGGTGGGCGGCTGCCAGGTGCGCTGGAGCGGCTCGATGGCCTGGGACAAGGCGGGGGAGGCCCACGAGGGCGAATCGGTCTTCGCGCTGATCCCCTGCGATGAACGGGGCCGAGCCGGCCTGCTGCTGCGCGATCGGGGCTACGCCGAGACGGCCCCGGTGGCCGGCCACTTCTTCATGGATGAACGGGACGAGCTGCTGTTGAGCACGAGCTACGAAACGATGAACTCCCTGGAACGCTTCAGCTTCGCTGGGCCCGATGTGCGGCTGCGCACGAGCACCGTGGAGGGGCTCTCGAACACCGCCTCCTTCTGCATCGAGACCCGCTGGCAGGAGCCCGAAGGCGCAGCAGGGGCGGAAGGGACCGTGGACGGCGCCAGCGCTGCAGGCCCCCTCTCGGTGCTGGGCTGGTGA
- the mtnA gene encoding S-methyl-5-thioribose-1-phosphate isomerase: MNIDGKAWRTIWLEQGGCSVGVIDQTQLPHRFETRSLATLDQAAEAIATMVVRGAPLIGVTGAYGLMLALQADPGDASLAAAFEQLNATRPTAINLLWALERVRDRVAPLPPTQRAAAAALEAATIADEDVAMCEAIGDHGLAIFQAIAAARPAERQGEPLNVLTHCNAGWLATVDWGTALAPIYKAHRAGIPIHVWVDETRPRNQGASLTAFELGREGVPHTVIVDNAGGHLMQHGLVDAVIVGTDRTTRTGDVCNKIGTYLKALAAFDNGVPFYVALPASTIDWTIDDGVAEIPIEARSAREVTHIGTLSLTPEGSGAFNPAFDVTPARLVTALITERGVAPASEEGLRSLYGRA, encoded by the coding sequence ATGAACATCGACGGCAAGGCCTGGCGCACGATCTGGCTGGAGCAGGGCGGTTGCTCGGTGGGGGTGATCGATCAGACCCAGCTGCCCCACCGCTTCGAAACCCGTTCGCTCGCCACGCTCGATCAGGCCGCCGAGGCTATTGCCACCATGGTGGTGCGCGGTGCACCGCTGATCGGGGTCACCGGCGCCTATGGCCTGATGCTGGCCCTGCAGGCGGATCCAGGCGATGCCTCGCTCGCCGCTGCCTTCGAGCAGCTCAACGCCACCCGTCCAACGGCCATCAACCTCCTCTGGGCCCTGGAGCGGGTGCGTGATCGGGTGGCGCCGCTCCCGCCTACCCAGCGGGCCGCCGCCGCTGCGCTGGAGGCCGCCACCATCGCTGATGAAGACGTCGCCATGTGCGAGGCGATCGGCGACCACGGGCTCGCGATCTTCCAGGCGATCGCCGCCGCCCGCCCGGCCGAACGCCAGGGGGAACCCCTGAACGTGCTCACCCACTGCAATGCCGGCTGGCTGGCCACGGTGGATTGGGGCACCGCCCTGGCGCCGATCTACAAGGCCCACCGGGCCGGGATCCCGATTCATGTGTGGGTGGATGAAACGCGTCCGCGCAACCAGGGCGCCAGCCTCACCGCCTTTGAGCTGGGCCGCGAGGGTGTGCCCCACACCGTGATCGTCGACAACGCCGGCGGCCACCTGATGCAGCACGGCCTGGTGGATGCGGTGATCGTCGGCACCGACCGCACCACCCGCACGGGGGATGTCTGCAACAAGATCGGCACCTACCTCAAGGCCCTGGCAGCCTTCGATAACGGCGTGCCCTTCTACGTGGCCCTGCCCGCCTCCACCATCGACTGGACGATCGACGACGGCGTGGCCGAGATCCCGATCGAGGCCCGCTCCGCCCGCGAGGTGACCCACATCGGCACTCTTTCGCTCACGCCCGAGGGCAGCGGCGCCTTCAACCCCGCCTTCGATGTCACCCCGGCGCGGCTGGTGACGGCCCTGATCACCGAGCGCGGTGTGGCGCCGGCCAGTGAAGAGGGGTTGCGATCGTTGTACGGCAGGGCCTAA
- the sufC gene encoding Fe-S cluster assembly ATPase SufC: protein MIRPDAELLLQIKDLHARVEDQPILKGVNLEIRAGEIHAVMGRNGSGKSTLSKVLAGHPSYQVTSGSVLYRGEDLLALSPEQRARIGVFLGFQYPVEIPGVSNLEFLRVATNARRMEQGQEELDTFAFEDLVQERLKVVQMDPAFLERSVNEGFSGGEKKRNEILQMALLEPLVAILDETDSGLDIDALRIVAGGVNHLASADNATLLITHYQRLLDVITPDYVHVMAAGRILRTGGKELALELEERGYDWVDEELAALELSENVRTPLEVA, encoded by the coding sequence GTGATCCGTCCCGACGCCGAACTTCTGCTCCAGATCAAGGACCTCCACGCCCGCGTGGAGGATCAGCCGATCCTCAAGGGCGTGAACCTTGAGATCCGCGCCGGCGAAATCCATGCGGTGATGGGGCGCAACGGCAGCGGCAAGAGCACCCTCTCCAAGGTGCTGGCGGGCCATCCCTCCTACCAAGTGACCAGTGGTTCGGTGCTCTACCGCGGAGAGGATCTGCTGGCGCTCAGTCCCGAACAGCGGGCCCGTATCGGCGTCTTCCTGGGGTTCCAGTACCCGGTGGAGATCCCCGGGGTGAGCAACCTGGAGTTCCTGCGGGTGGCGACCAACGCCCGCCGCATGGAGCAGGGCCAGGAGGAACTCGACACCTTTGCCTTCGAGGATCTGGTGCAGGAGCGCCTCAAGGTGGTGCAGATGGATCCTGCCTTCCTGGAGCGCTCGGTGAACGAAGGTTTCTCCGGCGGCGAGAAGAAACGCAACGAGATCCTGCAGATGGCGCTGCTGGAGCCGCTGGTGGCGATTCTCGATGAAACCGATTCCGGCCTCGACATCGATGCCCTGCGCATCGTGGCTGGCGGCGTCAACCACCTGGCCAGTGCCGACAACGCCACCCTGCTGATCACCCACTACCAGCGTCTGCTGGATGTGATCACCCCCGATTATGTGCACGTCATGGCGGCGGGCCGCATCCTGCGCACGGGCGGCAAGGAGCTGGCCCTGGAACTCGAGGAGCGCGGCTACGACTGGGTCGATGAAGAGCTGGCGGCCCTGGAGCTTTCCGAGAACGTCCGCACACCCTTGGAGGTGGCCTGA
- a CDS encoding DMT family transporter gives MTAPPLTLGALAALAAALCWTLSTSLWRRLPTSLGAAQLNLLKNLLALALLGPALLLFPGVVPAPLLLPLALSGVVGIGLGDSLFFAALRRLGTRRTLTLEAGGPAFTALVGALVLAEVPRPLQWLGIGLISLAVLLVARGAPPQRPDQALGLGPDRWGVSLALGALACGSAGALLARSALVAGTVDPLQSAAVRLAAASLVLLPLLRTWPRPGQRPWPAPARWPLVLLATLLGTSAGIVLQQTALQLLPGGLAVALMATAPVMALPLASLEGDRPGRRGLAAALLALAGVSLVVGLWG, from the coding sequence TTGACGGCGCCCCCGTTGACCCTCGGAGCCCTGGCTGCCCTGGCCGCCGCCCTCTGCTGGACCCTCTCCACCAGTCTCTGGCGCAGGCTTCCCACCTCCCTGGGCGCCGCCCAGTTGAACCTGCTCAAGAATCTGTTGGCCCTGGCGCTGCTGGGGCCGGCGTTGCTGCTGTTCCCCGGGGTCGTGCCGGCTCCGCTGCTGCTGCCCCTGGCCCTGAGCGGGGTGGTGGGGATCGGCCTGGGGGACAGCCTGTTCTTCGCGGCCCTGCGGCGCCTCGGCACCCGCCGCACCCTCACCCTCGAAGCCGGCGGGCCGGCGTTCACCGCCCTGGTGGGAGCCCTGGTGCTGGCGGAGGTGCCGCGGCCCCTCCAGTGGCTGGGGATCGGCCTGATCAGCCTGGCGGTGCTGTTGGTGGCCAGGGGCGCGCCGCCGCAACGCCCGGATCAGGCTCTGGGGCTTGGGCCCGATCGCTGGGGAGTGTCTTTGGCCTTAGGCGCCCTCGCCTGCGGCAGTGCCGGGGCCCTGCTGGCCCGCTCCGCTCTGGTGGCGGGCACGGTGGATCCCCTGCAGTCCGCCGCGGTGCGCCTGGCGGCAGCCTCCCTGGTGCTGCTGCCCCTGCTGCGGACCTGGCCCCGTCCGGGCCAGCGCCCCTGGCCGGCCCCGGCCCGCTGGCCCCTGGTGCTGCTGGCGACGCTGCTGGGGACGAGCGCCGGCATCGTGCTCCAGCAGACGGCCCTGCAGCTGCTGCCGGGGGGGCTGGCGGTGGCCCTGATGGCCACGGCACCGGTGATGGCCTTGCCCCTGGCGTCCCTGGAAGGGGACCGGCCGGGGAGGCGGGGGCTGGCGGCGGCCCTGCTGGCGCTGGCGGGCGTCAGTTTGGTGGTGGGCCTATGGGGCTAG
- a CDS encoding UDP-2,3-diacylglucosamine diphosphatase, with protein MLDCAALFISDLHLGSNQCEAKELSRFLALIRPQVLYLVGDVIDLEAIRINANVSESFLAASVDRAFQAGSVDPLEKGVFGSRKLLRHTHLQVLRDLRDLSRSGVKVVYVPGNHDAYLRKYTGLETEFFAIRREDLYTTPDGRRLLVRHGDEYDGVIHFHQSLASQLTRLTEHYSQLIGLFRSAAEALRPSAPLASWNPEAILESAVELLAQPWDWPVPAARGLESSEFSLAFALERAIKTRTGHDRVHKRLMTQHLFRENRAGQQLHGLINGHTHIPEVTGFESPPASPGDPAAPCHITTYNDGSWARSQRQLGRTALVVAHDGTIGMIRFDRERGIVPFLPPRFPFNSYPMRPCSVCGTPVADLNKTDQGGDGIQLSMEEPSPVAESVGV; from the coding sequence GTGCTCGATTGTGCCGCCCTGTTCATCTCCGACCTGCATCTGGGATCGAATCAGTGCGAGGCCAAGGAGCTGAGTCGCTTTCTGGCCTTGATTCGCCCCCAGGTGCTCTATCTGGTGGGCGATGTCATCGACCTGGAGGCGATTCGCATCAATGCCAACGTCAGTGAATCCTTCCTGGCGGCCAGCGTCGATCGGGCTTTTCAAGCCGGCTCTGTTGATCCGCTCGAGAAGGGCGTCTTCGGCAGCCGCAAACTGCTGCGCCACACCCACCTGCAGGTGCTTCGCGATCTCCGTGATCTCAGCCGCTCAGGCGTGAAGGTGGTTTATGTGCCCGGCAACCACGACGCTTATCTGCGCAAGTACACCGGTCTGGAAACTGAGTTCTTCGCCATTCGCCGCGAGGATCTCTACACCACCCCGGATGGCCGGCGCCTGCTGGTGCGCCATGGCGACGAATACGACGGAGTGATCCATTTCCACCAGAGCCTGGCCTCTCAGCTCACACGCCTCACGGAGCACTACAGCCAGTTGATCGGCCTGTTCCGCTCCGCCGCTGAGGCCCTACGGCCCAGTGCGCCTTTGGCCAGCTGGAATCCGGAGGCGATTCTTGAGAGTGCTGTGGAGCTGCTGGCTCAGCCCTGGGACTGGCCGGTACCGGCGGCAAGGGGGCTGGAGTCGTCGGAGTTTTCGCTGGCCTTCGCCCTCGAGCGGGCGATCAAGACCCGCACCGGCCATGACCGCGTGCACAAGCGGCTGATGACCCAGCACCTGTTCCGGGAGAACCGCGCCGGCCAGCAGCTCCATGGGCTGATCAACGGCCACACCCACATCCCCGAGGTCACCGGCTTCGAATCGCCCCCCGCTTCACCGGGTGATCCGGCAGCGCCCTGCCACATCACCACCTACAACGACGGCAGCTGGGCGCGTAGCCAGCGGCAGCTGGGCCGCACCGCCCTGGTGGTGGCCCACGACGGCACGATCGGCATGATTCGCTTCGATCGCGAGCGCGGCATCGTGCCCTTTCTGCCGCCGCGTTTTCCCTTCAACAGTTATCCAATGCGCCCCTGTTCCGTGTGTGGCACACCGGTGG
- a CDS encoding ferredoxin-thioredoxin reductase catalytic domain-containing protein → MSDAPPSSTASSSTAAPTSESLEVIRKFAETYAKRTGTYFCSDPGVTAVVLEGLARHKDQLGGALCPCRHYEDKQAEVSQAFWNCPCVPMRERKECHCMLFLTEDNPFRGESQTISTEEILSHTSD, encoded by the coding sequence ATGTCTGACGCTCCCCCCAGCAGCACGGCTTCCAGCAGCACAGCGGCTCCCACCAGTGAGAGCCTTGAGGTGATTCGCAAGTTTGCCGAGACCTACGCCAAGCGCACGGGCACCTATTTCTGCAGCGATCCGGGCGTGACCGCCGTGGTGCTCGAGGGCCTGGCCCGCCACAAGGATCAGCTGGGTGGTGCGCTCTGCCCCTGCCGTCACTACGAGGACAAGCAGGCCGAGGTCTCCCAGGCTTTCTGGAATTGCCCCTGCGTGCCGATGCGCGAGCGCAAGGAGTGCCACTGCATGCTCTTCCTCACCGAGGACAACCCCTTCCGCGGCGAGAGCCAGACCATCAGCACCGAAGAAATTCTTTCCCACACCTCCGACTGA
- a CDS encoding SufS family cysteine desulfurase, with the protein MTSLALPPLIPAIEPAENLALLTRPDFPLLDQVACLGEPLIYLDYAATSQKPRQVLQALQHYYGHDNANVHRGAHQLSGRATEAFEAARTKTAAFIGAASPHEIVFTRNATEAINLVARSWGDVNIRPGDEILLSVMEHHSNLVPWQLLAARTGAVLRHVGLTPTGELDLDDFKAQLGERTRLVSLVQVSNTLGCLNPIAEITRLAHAAGALVLVDACQSLPHLPLNVADLGADFLVGSSHKLCGPTGMGFLWGREALLEAMPPFLGGGEMIEEVQLGSSTWASLPHKFEAGTPAIGEAIGMGVALDYLRGLGLERIHAWEQQLTRQLFARLQAIEGVRILGPTPEQQPDRAALAAFTVEGLHANDIAALLDSAGICIRSGHHCTQPLHRHYGLAGSARASLGFTTKPEEIDRFAEELQGTIGFLREHS; encoded by the coding sequence ATGACCAGCCTGGCCCTCCCACCGCTGATCCCCGCGATCGAGCCGGCCGAGAACCTGGCCTTGCTGACGCGTCCGGATTTCCCGCTGCTCGATCAGGTGGCCTGCCTGGGGGAGCCGCTGATCTATCTCGATTACGCCGCCACCAGCCAGAAGCCCCGTCAGGTGCTCCAGGCCCTGCAGCACTACTACGGCCATGACAACGCCAACGTGCACCGCGGCGCCCACCAACTGAGTGGCCGTGCCACCGAAGCCTTCGAGGCGGCACGCACCAAGACGGCGGCCTTCATCGGTGCCGCCAGCCCCCACGAGATCGTCTTCACCCGCAACGCCACCGAGGCGATCAACCTGGTGGCCCGCAGCTGGGGCGACGTCAACATCCGCCCCGGCGATGAGATTCTGCTGTCGGTGATGGAGCACCACAGCAACCTGGTGCCCTGGCAGCTGCTGGCGGCCCGCACGGGCGCCGTGCTGCGCCATGTGGGGCTCACCCCCACCGGGGAGCTGGATCTCGACGACTTCAAGGCCCAACTGGGGGAGCGCACGAGGCTGGTGAGCCTGGTGCAGGTGAGCAACACCCTCGGCTGCCTCAACCCGATCGCCGAGATCACCCGCCTGGCCCACGCCGCCGGTGCGTTGGTGCTGGTGGATGCCTGCCAGAGCCTCCCCCACCTGCCGCTGAACGTGGCCGATCTCGGCGCCGATTTCCTGGTGGGCTCCTCCCACAAGCTGTGCGGGCCCACGGGCATGGGCTTTTTGTGGGGACGCGAGGCACTGCTGGAGGCGATGCCCCCTTTCCTGGGGGGCGGCGAGATGATCGAGGAGGTGCAGCTGGGCTCCAGCACCTGGGCGTCGCTGCCGCACAAGTTCGAGGCGGGCACACCGGCCATCGGTGAGGCGATCGGCATGGGTGTGGCCCTCGACTATCTACGCGGCCTGGGGCTCGAGCGCATCCACGCCTGGGAGCAACAGCTCACCCGTCAGCTGTTTGCAAGGTTGCAGGCGATCGAGGGGGTGCGGATCCTCGGCCCCACGCCCGAGCAACAACCGGATCGCGCCGCCCTGGCGGCGTTCACGGTGGAGGGCCTGCACGCCAACGACATCGCCGCCCTGCTGGATTCCGCGGGCATCTGCATTCGCAGCGGCCACCACTGCACCCAGCCCCTGCACCGCCACTACGGCCTGGCCGGATCGGCCCGGGCCAGCCTGGGATTCACCACCAAGCCTGAGGAAATCGACCGCTTCGCCGAGGAACTCCAGGGCACCATCGGCTTTCTGCGGGAGCACAGCTGA
- a CDS encoding VOC family protein codes for MATNPITWFEINVSDMERAKAFYGAVFQVEFEDLSNPGMAYWCFPMDDTKAGAGGALMQMEGCEPGKGGTMVYFSCGDCAVEESRVVPAGGQVCRAKMAIGEFGFISVVLDTEGNPIGLHSLA; via the coding sequence ATGGCCACCAATCCCATCACCTGGTTCGAGATCAACGTGTCTGACATGGAGCGGGCCAAAGCGTTCTATGGGGCCGTGTTCCAGGTGGAGTTCGAGGACCTCTCGAATCCGGGCATGGCCTATTGGTGCTTCCCGATGGACGACACAAAGGCAGGGGCTGGCGGCGCGCTGATGCAGATGGAGGGCTGTGAGCCCGGCAAGGGCGGCACGATGGTGTATTTCAGCTGTGGGGATTGCGCGGTGGAGGAAAGTCGCGTGGTGCCAGCGGGCGGCCAAGTGTGCCGAGCGAAAATGGCCATCGGCGAGTTCGGCTTCATCTCGGTGGTGCTCGACACGGAAGGCAACCCCATCGGCCTGCACTCACTCGCCTGA
- the sufR gene encoding iron-sulfur cluster biosynthesis transcriptional regulator SufR, translated as MSSSTQAPTREAALSLLLRAGEATAAQLAESLELSVQVMRRHLRSLEEDGLVEASPASEGPGRPSNHWRLTPQGHDHFTDGSEHFALGLLGSIAASLPPGTVQELLERQAQDKAQHYLHQIGSGSLTTRVERLVELRRREGYVAECRPDPEGSGWLMSEFHCSVSRIAEQFPVICEQELALIRHTFPDCRVERVHWRLEGGHSCGFHLQPDNGVLPQP; from the coding sequence ATGAGTTCCTCAACCCAGGCCCCCACCCGTGAGGCGGCCCTCAGCCTGCTCCTGCGGGCGGGCGAAGCCACGGCAGCCCAACTGGCCGAGAGCCTGGAGCTGTCGGTTCAGGTGATGCGCCGGCACCTGCGCAGCCTCGAAGAAGACGGTCTGGTGGAAGCCAGTCCCGCCTCCGAAGGCCCCGGTCGCCCCAGCAACCACTGGCGCCTGACCCCCCAGGGCCACGACCACTTCACCGACGGCAGCGAGCACTTCGCCCTCGGTCTGCTTGGCTCGATCGCCGCCAGCCTCCCCCCCGGCACCGTGCAGGAGCTGCTGGAGCGTCAGGCCCAGGACAAGGCCCAGCACTACCTCCACCAGATCGGCAGCGGCAGCCTGACCACACGGGTGGAGCGCCTGGTGGAGCTGCGGCGCCGGGAGGGCTACGTGGCCGAGTGCCGGCCCGACCCCGAAGGTTCCGGCTGGCTGATGAGCGAATTCCACTGCTCCGTCTCCCGCATCGCTGAACAGTTCCCCGTGATCTGTGAGCAGGAGCTGGCGCTCATTCGCCACACCTTCCCCGATTGCCGGGTGGAACGGGTGCACTGGCGCCTGGAGGGCGGCCACTCCTGTGGCTTCCACCTCCAACCCGACAACGGCGTCCTGCCCCAGCCTTGA
- the sufD gene encoding Fe-S cluster assembly protein SufD gives MALATETWSGRLLQELPPAAGALAEVQRRGRAALAALPLPRRQQEDWRFTDLGALTALAPRWDAGATPVPVDLPPVAPGVTRLWLDGRGDPLAGVELPPGLRPLAPLELSQALGHTLAAVGAEHHWPVAFNHASAGDCLALRVSGREPVQLELVSAACNEQAVLPLRVLLLVEEKAQLELTQVLLGSAASLTSLILELHLGRKAAVNHGLLAFGEAPASLLAHLAVEQEPQSRYQFTSASRGWALSRLEPRISQVSGAAHTQLAGLQLAEQHQVADTHAWVRFEGPDGSLEQLHKAIADDHGRSIFNGAVRVPRAAQRTNAAQLSRNLLLSNLARIDTKPELEIVADDVRCAHGATVSRLQLDELFYLQSRGIDAELAASLLKRGFCAEVLKGLPAAAAVWEPLARVLQPGSALSAPERRP, from the coding sequence ATGGCGCTGGCGACCGAGACCTGGAGTGGGCGCCTGCTTCAGGAACTGCCGCCCGCAGCCGGTGCGTTGGCGGAGGTGCAGCGGCGGGGTCGCGCGGCCCTGGCGGCCCTGCCCCTGCCCCGCCGGCAGCAGGAGGATTGGCGCTTCACCGATCTGGGGGCGCTGACGGCCCTGGCTCCCCGTTGGGATGCCGGCGCCACGCCGGTTCCCGTCGACCTGCCCCCGGTGGCCCCTGGGGTCACGCGCCTCTGGCTCGATGGCCGCGGCGATCCCCTCGCTGGGGTTGAACTGCCGCCCGGCCTGCGCCCCCTGGCGCCGTTGGAGCTGAGCCAGGCTCTGGGCCACACCCTGGCGGCCGTCGGCGCCGAGCACCACTGGCCCGTGGCCTTCAACCACGCCAGCGCCGGCGATTGCCTGGCCCTGCGCGTGAGCGGGCGTGAGCCCGTTCAACTGGAACTCGTCAGTGCTGCTTGCAACGAACAGGCGGTGCTCCCCCTGCGCGTGCTGCTGCTGGTGGAGGAGAAGGCCCAGCTGGAGCTCACCCAGGTGCTGCTGGGCTCGGCCGCCAGCCTCACCAGCCTGATTCTTGAGTTGCATCTGGGCCGTAAGGCCGCGGTCAACCACGGTCTGCTGGCCTTCGGGGAGGCCCCGGCCAGCCTGCTGGCCCATCTGGCCGTGGAGCAGGAACCCCAGAGCCGCTATCAGTTCACCAGTGCCTCCCGCGGCTGGGCGCTCTCGCGCCTGGAGCCCCGCATCAGCCAGGTGAGCGGCGCGGCCCACACCCAGCTGGCGGGCCTGCAGCTGGCGGAGCAGCATCAGGTGGCGGACACCCACGCCTGGGTGCGCTTCGAGGGGCCCGATGGCAGCCTCGAGCAGCTGCACAAGGCGATCGCCGATGACCACGGCCGCAGCATTTTCAATGGTGCCGTGCGCGTGCCCCGGGCGGCCCAGCGCACCAACGCCGCCCAGCTGAGCCGCAACCTGCTGCTCTCCAACCTGGCCCGGATCGACACCAAGCCCGAGCTGGAGATCGTCGCCGACGACGTGCGCTGCGCCCATGGCGCCACCGTGAGCCGGCTGCAGCTCGATGAGCTCTTTTATTTGCAGAGCCGAGGCATCGACGCCGAGCTCGCCGCCAGCCTGCTCAAGCGCGGCTTCTGCGCCGAAGTGCTCAAGGGTCTTCCCGCGGCCGCCGCCGTCTGGGAGCCCCTGGCGAGGGTGCTGCAGCCGGGCTCTGCTTTGAGCGCTCCGGAGCGGCGGCCATGA